From a region of the Leptospira kmetyi serovar Malaysia str. Bejo-Iso9 genome:
- a CDS encoding FAD-binding oxidoreductase, protein MFYTELNAKIDYSRDNLRWNAWGAYGQDFFRVGQMQEILAFLADEFKISDIRKTPPVALEEITLPKSSFSPAQIRELGKICGGKNFSTERRERVLHSAGRSYYDVLRLSFNTLKSFVDGVIYPSKESEVSKILEYCSKNNITVIPFGGGSSVVGGLEVVKGKGQKSVLSLDTTRMDALIALDKESHLATFQAGIYGPKLEKLLNDKGFTLGHFPQSFEYSTLGGWIAARSAGQQSNRYGKIEEILTCLKVITPSGAVETLREPASSTGPDLNQIFAGSEGLLGIITEATIKVHKLPQTRKYFGIVFPNFAAGVDFIRDVNHREIPTSMIRLSDTNETRLYQTLGTLGKKNTPIRWIKNLIQNQVLKWKSLGEDKCVILLGLDGSKVDVAQNFAKIKPLIRKHKGLYAGTHLGEQWIHSRYNMPFLRNHVMENGIGVDTMETSTTYDRVLNLHKEGIASLENSIPGSIAMCHISHSYHEGACLYYTILFPMDEKKPADQWFKMKRTVSDTFFQNGAPISHHHGVGFDHKAWYEKATSKPALLGLKAFKKELDKKEILNPGKVFH, encoded by the coding sequence ATGTTTTATACGGAACTCAATGCAAAGATAGACTATTCCAGAGATAACCTGAGATGGAACGCATGGGGAGCTTACGGCCAGGATTTTTTTAGAGTGGGACAGATGCAGGAGATTCTCGCCTTTCTCGCGGACGAATTCAAAATCTCCGATATCCGCAAAACTCCTCCCGTGGCCTTGGAAGAAATCACACTTCCTAAGTCGTCCTTTTCACCCGCACAGATCCGCGAACTCGGAAAGATCTGCGGTGGAAAAAACTTTTCAACCGAACGCAGAGAAAGGGTTCTTCACTCCGCGGGAAGAAGTTATTACGACGTTCTTAGACTTTCCTTCAACACTCTGAAAAGTTTCGTGGACGGCGTCATTTATCCGAGCAAAGAATCCGAGGTTTCCAAAATTCTGGAATATTGCTCCAAAAACAATATCACCGTGATTCCTTTCGGCGGCGGTTCCTCCGTGGTCGGCGGTTTGGAAGTCGTAAAAGGAAAAGGCCAGAAGAGCGTTCTTTCTTTGGATACGACCCGTATGGACGCTTTGATCGCATTGGATAAGGAAAGTCATCTCGCCACATTTCAAGCGGGAATCTATGGACCCAAACTCGAAAAATTGTTAAACGACAAAGGATTTACCCTCGGTCATTTTCCCCAATCCTTCGAATATTCCACGTTAGGCGGTTGGATCGCGGCGAGAAGCGCGGGACAACAGTCCAATCGTTACGGAAAAATCGAAGAGATTCTCACTTGTTTGAAAGTAATCACTCCTTCCGGCGCGGTGGAAACTTTAAGAGAACCGGCGTCGTCGACCGGACCGGACTTAAATCAAATCTTTGCGGGAAGCGAGGGTTTGCTCGGAATCATAACCGAAGCGACGATCAAGGTTCACAAACTCCCGCAAACGAGAAAGTATTTCGGGATCGTGTTTCCGAACTTCGCCGCAGGCGTGGATTTTATCCGCGACGTGAATCACAGAGAAATTCCCACTTCGATGATCCGTCTTTCCGATACGAACGAAACCCGTTTGTATCAGACGTTAGGTACTCTTGGTAAGAAGAACACTCCGATCCGTTGGATCAAAAATCTGATTCAGAATCAGGTTCTCAAATGGAAATCTCTCGGAGAGGATAAATGTGTGATTCTTCTCGGTCTCGACGGAAGTAAGGTGGATGTCGCGCAGAATTTCGCGAAGATCAAACCTCTCATCAGAAAACACAAAGGTCTTTATGCGGGAACCCATCTCGGGGAACAGTGGATTCATTCCAGATACAACATGCCGTTTTTAAGAAATCACGTGATGGAAAACGGAATCGGCGTGGATACGATGGAAACCTCGACGACATACGATCGTGTCCTCAATCTTCACAAAGAAGGAATCGCTTCTCTGGAAAACTCGATTCCCGGTTCGATCGCTATGTGTCATATCTCTCATAGTTATCATGAAGGCGCTTGTTTGTATTACACCATTCTTTTTCCGATGGACGAAAAGAAACCCGCGGATCAGTGGTTCAAGATGAAACGGACGGTTTCCGATACTTTTTTTCAAAACGGCGCCCCGATTTCCCATCACCACGGTGTGGGTTTCGATCACAAAGCTTGGTATGAAAAAGCGACTTCAAAACCCGCTCTTCTCGGTTTAAAGGCGTTTAAAAAAGAACTGGATAAAAAGGAAATTCTGAATCCCGGAAAAGTATTTCATTGA
- a CDS encoding PP2C family protein-serine/threonine phosphatase, with amino-acid sequence MNPLHPVRRYLRLIFDINEDRIRHEKEYFDELHRQARTLHYPGSIIGIFVWLGFALDTDRKLHPEFPELFYFRIGLSLLSAFFVVALVVDRFIGTKIRGKGLEWAYVLFIYILSATAFFTGRIADDPNYVSGLQIVVMSAVFMPFPRKILFSLYVLSIFTFLVSVAIYHPNLGTNQASYSMQNLAISYLLAFFSGFIVERYRFSNFIGHFKILEKNREISENMEQIQNLKEKQDGDYFLTSLLLDPLIAKKTEGDQVKIDFALNQYKKFMFREKEYELGGDYLSAYDLILQGKKFKAFINGDAMGKSIQGAGGALVLGAVYNSVIIRSKMDPDSANRSPERWLKDCFTDLQKVFETFDGSMLVSAVLGLVEEETGTLYYLNIEHPWLILYRDGKASFIDPETHFYKLGVGGINAQVYVRLFQMKPGDRIFCGSDGKDDLILDESSDGKRKINEDETEFLRRVEEAKGELSEIENLLLSFGNFSDDYSLLSIEYAGSTAKPIHSERYSKAKKAVLSKDFEGALQIFEESSSSNVPHSPEELRLLARIYEKLGDLTQALVSANRALQLDPADHELLLYSSLLTKREYSKNKNSELLKKAEEFGERFRLRFPNHVKNLIHLADVYRLQGNKARAKFLIDRAFELEPQNERVRELRKLIAS; translated from the coding sequence ATGAATCCTTTGCATCCGGTCCGAAGATACCTCCGCCTTATATTTGACATCAATGAAGATCGAATCCGCCACGAGAAAGAATACTTCGACGAACTTCACAGACAAGCGAGAACTCTTCATTATCCCGGTTCCATCATCGGGATTTTCGTCTGGCTCGGATTCGCGTTAGACACCGATCGAAAGCTTCATCCCGAATTTCCGGAACTTTTTTATTTCAGAATCGGTTTGAGTTTACTCAGCGCGTTCTTTGTGGTCGCGTTAGTCGTTGATCGTTTTATCGGAACGAAAATTCGCGGCAAAGGACTCGAGTGGGCCTATGTTCTTTTCATTTATATTCTGAGCGCGACCGCTTTTTTTACGGGAAGAATCGCGGACGATCCCAACTATGTTTCCGGTCTTCAGATCGTCGTCATGTCCGCGGTGTTCATGCCGTTTCCGAGAAAAATTCTTTTTTCGTTGTATGTGCTTTCGATATTCACGTTCCTCGTTTCGGTCGCGATCTATCATCCCAATCTCGGAACCAACCAAGCCTCGTATTCCATGCAGAATTTGGCGATCAGTTATCTGCTCGCGTTCTTCAGCGGTTTTATCGTGGAACGATATCGTTTTTCCAACTTCATCGGACACTTTAAGATTTTGGAAAAGAACCGAGAGATTTCGGAGAACATGGAACAAATCCAAAACCTAAAGGAAAAACAGGACGGGGACTACTTTCTCACCTCCCTTTTACTCGATCCTTTGATCGCGAAAAAAACGGAAGGGGATCAGGTTAAGATCGATTTCGCATTGAATCAATATAAGAAATTTATGTTTCGCGAAAAGGAATACGAGTTGGGAGGCGATTATCTCAGCGCGTACGATCTCATTCTTCAGGGAAAAAAATTCAAGGCGTTTATCAACGGAGACGCGATGGGAAAATCCATCCAAGGAGCGGGAGGAGCGCTCGTTCTCGGCGCGGTTTACAACTCTGTGATCATCCGTTCCAAGATGGATCCGGATTCGGCGAACCGTTCCCCCGAACGATGGTTGAAGGATTGTTTCACCGATCTTCAAAAAGTTTTCGAAACCTTCGACGGAAGTATGCTCGTCTCCGCTGTGTTGGGCCTCGTGGAAGAAGAAACGGGAACATTATACTATTTGAATATTGAACATCCGTGGTTGATTTTGTATCGGGACGGTAAGGCTTCGTTTATCGACCCCGAAACGCATTTTTACAAACTCGGCGTGGGAGGAATCAACGCGCAAGTTTACGTTCGATTGTTTCAGATGAAACCGGGAGATCGGATCTTCTGCGGTTCGGACGGTAAGGACGATCTGATCTTGGACGAAAGCTCGGACGGAAAAAGAAAGATCAACGAAGACGAAACCGAATTCTTACGCAGAGTCGAAGAAGCCAAGGGAGAATTGTCCGAGATCGAAAATCTTCTTTTATCCTTCGGAAATTTTTCGGACGATTACAGTCTTTTATCCATCGAGTACGCCGGATCGACCGCCAAACCGATCCACTCGGAGCGATATTCCAAAGCGAAAAAAGCGGTTCTTTCCAAGGACTTTGAAGGCGCCCTTCAAATTTTTGAAGAATCCTCCTCTTCGAACGTTCCCCATTCTCCCGAAGAACTAAGACTGCTCGCGAGGATTTACGAAAAGTTAGGGGATCTCACACAGGCGCTCGTAAGCGCGAACCGCGCTCTGCAATTGGATCCGGCGGATCACGAACTTCTTTTGTATTCTTCCCTTCTCACCAAAAGAGAATATTCCAAAAATAAGAATTCGGAACTTTTGAAAAAGGCGGAGGAATTCGGGGAAAGATTCAGACTTCGTTTTCCGAATCATGTCAAAAATTTAATTCATCTCGCGGACGTATATCGTCTTCAGGGGAACAAGGCTCGCGCAAAGTTTCTGATCGATCGGGCGTTTGAACTCGAACCGCAAAACGAAAGAGTTCGAGAACTCAGAAAGTTGATCGCATCCTGA
- a CDS encoding glycerol-3-phosphate dehydrogenase/oxidase, with translation MAQNKKLPSTNSKSSKNSPSSVYDLLVIGGGITGAHVLWDSTLRGMKSILLEKNDYASGTSQATSKMIHGGLRYLKNFELGLVRESLRERAILARITPHAVQTMGFLVPIYSNAERLMLKVGMEMYNALSYDRNTNICTDRLIPKYSFLSKEQTVVESPTIERDRLKGSYLYYDYLNLNPERHTSEFIFSAREKGAEARNYTEVISISRSNDGIYTVIAKEKISGKDLSFQTKAIVNAAGPWADFVESLAGVPMDKHLVRSKGIHVVTRKIHGDKTLVTKKKDGTHLFIIPWRNKTIIGTTDTEYPDDPDRFRVTKKDMEELLSEVNYSFGYTDLTLDDVDFYYGGLRPLVEDPGETKSTYNASRKTEIFDHKDSGFPGFFTAMGGKYTTSRAVGEEVVDKVAAYLPGNFRACETATIPAATGNYSDLSTLTRDLGKKFSKLNGELIETAAYRYGSQAFSVLEKSSSKEEFAVLQNGEKFFESEIRFIANREDIRFATDFFFRRSGVGVPGLPEEKETNKIVRSLAKHLGWNGARIAKEIRSVEDRYKIY, from the coding sequence ATGGCTCAAAATAAAAAATTGCCTTCTACAAATTCGAAATCTTCCAAGAATTCTCCGTCTTCCGTCTACGACCTGTTAGTGATTGGCGGAGGAATTACGGGGGCTCACGTTCTTTGGGATTCCACTCTGAGGGGAATGAAATCCATTTTATTGGAAAAGAACGACTATGCTTCGGGAACAAGTCAGGCGACATCGAAGATGATCCATGGCGGTTTACGTTATTTGAAAAATTTCGAATTGGGACTCGTGAGAGAATCTCTGCGCGAAAGGGCGATTTTGGCCAGAATCACTCCGCACGCTGTTCAAACGATGGGATTTTTGGTCCCGATTTATTCCAACGCGGAAAGGCTCATGCTCAAGGTGGGAATGGAGATGTACAACGCTCTTTCCTACGACCGCAACACGAACATCTGCACGGATCGTTTGATTCCGAAATACAGCTTTCTTTCCAAGGAACAAACCGTTGTGGAATCTCCCACGATCGAGCGGGATCGACTCAAAGGTTCTTATCTATATTATGATTATCTAAATCTCAATCCGGAAAGACATACCAGCGAATTCATTTTTTCGGCGCGTGAAAAAGGGGCCGAGGCGAGAAATTATACCGAAGTGATTTCGATCTCCCGTTCGAACGACGGAATTTATACGGTGATCGCGAAGGAAAAAATTTCGGGAAAGGATCTTTCGTTTCAAACAAAAGCGATCGTAAACGCGGCGGGACCTTGGGCGGACTTCGTGGAATCCTTGGCCGGAGTTCCGATGGACAAACACTTGGTGCGCTCCAAGGGAATCCACGTGGTTACAAGAAAGATCCACGGAGACAAAACCCTCGTAACGAAGAAGAAAGACGGCACGCATCTTTTTATCATTCCTTGGAGAAACAAAACCATCATCGGCACGACGGATACGGAATATCCGGACGACCCGGATCGTTTTCGAGTCACCAAAAAGGATATGGAAGAATTGTTAAGCGAAGTCAATTATTCCTTCGGTTATACGGATCTTACTCTCGACGACGTCGATTTTTATTACGGCGGACTCAGACCTCTTGTGGAAGATCCGGGCGAAACAAAGTCCACATACAACGCGTCGAGAAAAACGGAAATCTTCGATCATAAGGATTCCGGGTTTCCCGGATTTTTTACGGCGATGGGCGGTAAATATACCACGAGCCGCGCCGTCGGAGAAGAGGTCGTGGATAAAGTGGCCGCTTATCTTCCGGGAAATTTCCGAGCGTGTGAAACCGCGACGATTCCCGCGGCGACCGGAAATTATTCGGACTTATCGACCCTCACTCGGGATCTTGGAAAAAAATTCTCCAAACTCAACGGAGAATTGATCGAAACCGCCGCCTATCGTTACGGCTCTCAAGCGTTTTCCGTTTTGGAAAAAAGTTCTTCCAAAGAAGAATTTGCCGTTCTTCAAAACGGGGAAAAGTTTTTCGAAAGTGAAATCCGTTTTATCGCGAACCGGGAAGACATTCGTTTTGCTACGGATTTCTTTTTCAGAAGATCGGGTGTGGGAGTTCCGGGTTTACCGGAGGAAAAAGAAACGAACAAAATCGTTCGTTCCTTGGCAAAACACTTGGGTTGGAACGGTGCCAGAATCGCGAAAGAGATCCGGTCCGTGGAAGATCGATATAAGATTTACTAA
- a CDS encoding TetR/AcrR family transcriptional regulator, which yields MPKIVNHEKYKIEILSKCVDILARRGYSAVSMREIATELDVSTGTLYHYFATKEDIFKELVKFVLSKDIEELQLYSKGNPGQTLESRVESLFQMIQARESYFQNLLYIICDVSRLKNHEEEKSLIADAMKEYVNIITKHLGVTNPTLNRILISVILGTVVQRIVDGEAISLSDTSEIIKDFMSILLSNSFTF from the coding sequence ATGCCCAAGATAGTGAATCATGAAAAATACAAAATCGAAATCCTATCCAAGTGTGTGGATATTCTCGCGAGAAGAGGTTATTCCGCGGTTTCGATGCGGGAGATCGCGACGGAACTCGACGTTTCCACCGGAACCTTGTATCACTACTTCGCAACCAAAGAAGATATCTTTAAGGAATTGGTGAAATTCGTCCTGAGCAAGGACATCGAAGAATTACAACTCTATTCGAAAGGAAATCCGGGACAAACCCTCGAATCCAGAGTCGAGTCCCTTTTCCAAATGATCCAAGCGAGAGAATCTTATTTTCAAAATCTTCTCTACATCATCTGCGACGTTTCCCGTCTGAAAAATCACGAAGAGGAAAAATCCCTGATCGCCGACGCGATGAAGGAATACGTGAACATCATCACGAAACATCTGGGAGTAACGAATCCTACTTTGAACCGAATTCTGATCAGCGTGATCTTAGGAACCGTGGTTCAAAGAATCGTGGACGGAGAAGCGATCAGTCTTTCGGACACTTCCGAGATCATCAAGGACTTCATGTCCATTCTTCTTTCCAACTCGTTTACGTTTTAA
- a CDS encoding DUF962 domain-containing protein has product MKSVDTWFDEYADSHRNPINKNIHWICVPLIYFTVIGLLWSIPVPAFFLSVPYLNFATISLVLALAFYIRLSPSLALGMFLLSSLMIYVIVLLQATVLPIMLGTYSYGILELSITIFVLAWIGQFVGHKIEGKKPSFFKDLQFLMIGPIWLLGFVYKKMKIAY; this is encoded by the coding sequence ATGAAATCCGTTGATACTTGGTTTGACGAATACGCGGACAGTCATCGTAATCCCATCAATAAAAACATCCATTGGATCTGCGTTCCTTTGATTTATTTTACGGTCATCGGTCTTCTTTGGTCGATTCCCGTGCCCGCGTTTTTTCTATCCGTTCCGTATTTAAACTTTGCGACGATCTCTCTCGTTTTGGCCCTCGCGTTTTACATCCGACTTTCTCCGTCCTTGGCCTTGGGAATGTTTCTTCTCAGTTCTTTGATGATCTACGTGATCGTTCTTCTCCAAGCGACCGTTCTTCCGATCATGCTCGGAACGTATTCGTATGGAATTTTAGAACTTTCGATTACGATTTTCGTTCTGGCTTGGATCGGACAATTCGTTGGTCATAAGATCGAAGGTAAAAAACCTTCCTTCTTTAAGGATCTTCAGTTTTTGATGATCGGTCCGATTTGGTTGTTGGGATTCGTTTATAAAAAGATGAAAATCGCTTATTGA
- a CDS encoding NYN domain-containing protein, giving the protein MSSQVAIDGFNLIYKFPDLEECMYQNQLSKARQGLLERIESYSKKKKKQTFHVFFDGKKEVGSEVFQENFGKLNVYFSRERKADDVIKEFVRTNVRPSEIQVVSSDKEIFFHAKKWGAHPITSEEFSAIVTAEISPPKTTVDAEAFKDKELNSEELEYWKNLFRKGK; this is encoded by the coding sequence ATGTCTTCTCAAGTGGCAATTGACGGTTTCAATCTGATTTATAAATTCCCCGATTTGGAAGAATGTATGTATCAGAATCAGCTTTCAAAGGCCAGACAGGGGCTTTTGGAAAGGATCGAATCGTATTCCAAGAAAAAGAAAAAACAAACCTTTCACGTTTTCTTCGACGGTAAGAAAGAAGTCGGAAGCGAGGTCTTTCAGGAGAACTTCGGAAAACTGAATGTGTATTTCAGTCGGGAACGAAAAGCGGACGACGTCATTAAGGAATTCGTTCGCACAAACGTTCGTCCCTCCGAAATTCAAGTGGTCAGTTCGGACAAAGAGATTTTTTTTCACGCAAAAAAATGGGGAGCGCATCCGATCACTTCGGAAGAATTTTCGGCGATCGTAACCGCGGAAATTTCCCCACCTAAGACGACAGTCGATGCCGAAGCGTTCAAAGATAAGGAACTGAACTCCGAAGAATTGGAATATTGGAAAAATTTATTTAGGAAAGGCAAATAA
- a CDS encoding MBOAT family O-acyltransferase, which yields MLFNSVTFAIFFAVVYIIYWSIPKKNRPDFLILSSAFFYVWFSWIFFLHFVLVILLNYFFYLRIKTSGEHSKRWMIVSVVFNCVNLGFFKYFYFFSRVLADLTGYPFFQEIQGIVHIILPLAISFYSFQMIAAAVDARRNPNGELISLKGYFLFVLFFPVLIAGPIMRTGDFFPNLENLVPDRDKIYNGCYLMISGLIKKVLIADPAAGLISPIFSNPEVYDSTSLILAGIGYSIQVFCDFSGLTDMARGVGALLGFYLPENFKAPFFSLSGRELWQRWHITLSFWLRDYIYFSLGGSKVAQWRTHLNLILTMTIGGFWHGADYTFITWGFYWGCLLAGERYLETSLGWKLTPEKNIFLKILKAWIVFLMFSFSAILFRADNAKTMVQHVVGIFSNVPTKIQNELSSSSLSWLGDAGSLIDGDSFFLLKQMENVEKFFYLFLALVLFNWVQYVPDFWKRFRKYDPWLLTFVGVLTVFFLALFSEDSGAFIYYKF from the coding sequence GTGCTGTTCAACTCAGTTACCTTTGCGATCTTTTTTGCTGTCGTTTATATAATCTATTGGTCGATTCCCAAAAAGAACCGTCCCGATTTTTTGATCCTTTCCAGCGCTTTCTTTTACGTCTGGTTTTCCTGGATTTTCTTTTTACACTTCGTTCTCGTAATTCTTCTCAATTATTTTTTCTATCTTCGGATCAAAACCTCCGGCGAACATTCCAAACGGTGGATGATCGTGTCGGTCGTTTTCAACTGCGTCAATTTAGGATTCTTCAAATACTTTTATTTCTTCTCGAGAGTTCTTGCGGATCTCACGGGTTATCCGTTCTTTCAGGAAATTCAAGGAATCGTTCATATCATTCTTCCTTTGGCGATCAGCTTTTACAGTTTTCAAATGATCGCCGCCGCCGTGGACGCGAGAAGAAATCCGAACGGAGAATTAATTTCTCTCAAAGGATACTTTTTGTTCGTGTTGTTCTTTCCGGTTTTGATCGCGGGTCCAATCATGAGAACCGGAGATTTTTTTCCGAACCTGGAAAACCTCGTTCCGGACCGGGATAAAATCTATAACGGCTGTTATCTGATGATCAGCGGTTTGATCAAAAAGGTTTTGATCGCCGATCCTGCGGCTGGTCTTATTTCTCCGATCTTTTCCAATCCGGAAGTGTACGATTCCACGTCTTTGATTCTCGCGGGAATCGGTTATTCGATCCAAGTCTTCTGCGATTTTTCCGGTCTTACCGATATGGCGCGGGGAGTGGGGGCTTTGCTCGGATTTTATCTTCCCGAAAACTTCAAGGCTCCTTTTTTCTCCTTAAGCGGAAGAGAACTCTGGCAGAGATGGCACATAACGTTATCCTTTTGGCTTCGGGATTACATCTATTTTTCCCTCGGCGGAAGTAAGGTCGCTCAGTGGAGAACGCACTTGAATCTCATCCTTACGATGACGATCGGAGGTTTTTGGCACGGAGCGGATTATACGTTTATCACCTGGGGATTCTATTGGGGTTGTCTTCTCGCGGGAGAACGATATCTCGAAACCTCTCTGGGTTGGAAACTCACACCGGAAAAAAATATTTTCCTGAAAATTTTAAAGGCGTGGATCGTCTTTTTGATGTTTTCCTTCAGTGCGATTTTATTCCGTGCGGACAACGCAAAGACCATGGTACAACACGTGGTTGGGATTTTTAGTAACGTTCCCACGAAAATTCAGAACGAACTTTCCTCTTCTTCCTTGTCCTGGCTCGGCGACGCGGGAAGTCTGATCGACGGAGATTCTTTCTTTTTGCTCAAACAAATGGAGAATGTTGAGAAATTCTTTTATCTATTTTTGGCCCTGGTTCTTTTCAACTGGGTTCAATATGTTCCCGATTTTTGGAAACGATTTCGAAAATACGATCCTTGGCTTTTGACGTTCGTGGGCGTTCTTACCGTGTTTTTTCTCGCCTTGTTCTCGGAAGACTCGGGCGCGTTTATCTATTATAAGTTTTAG
- a CDS encoding DUF1574 domain-containing protein — translation MFRNRFLLVPFIIFIIAFGVDKLISSTAFEPYYSLTLSDLNFRHKEFLFDELKEYLKKEDRKKVLVYFGNSRALLFRNDYIEKKYPNWLLYNFSVPGGSPDYYLYWLERFQADGVKPDFILMDESIEIFNSSSVLTLDEVLFYGLSPSFVFRHADRYSTSDLTGYIAKKLFHTHKNRPRLNVIRARAKEGGALANGYSKLRSEIWENLKTQRGSATSDASPRIVLPPELLKKRSNTDFKSYLTPFTFNPKMLANQEDAIRIVKESKVPFAMIWVRVARPYFELYKTRKVLTNEKDEKTPYEIMIPILTKLHESTGATFWNMNEDPNYSCDDFSDPGHMSPSCFNDYADFIFKRLPN, via the coding sequence ATGTTTCGAAATCGATTTCTTCTCGTTCCGTTTATCATCTTTATCATCGCTTTCGGTGTCGATAAACTCATCAGTTCCACCGCGTTCGAACCGTATTATTCTCTTACTCTTTCCGATTTGAACTTTAGACATAAGGAATTTCTTTTCGACGAGTTGAAGGAGTATCTGAAAAAAGAGGATCGCAAAAAGGTTCTCGTATATTTCGGAAATTCTCGCGCTCTTTTATTCAGAAACGATTATATAGAAAAAAAATATCCGAACTGGCTTTTGTATAATTTTTCCGTACCGGGCGGTTCGCCGGATTATTATCTGTATTGGTTGGAACGTTTTCAAGCGGACGGAGTGAAACCCGACTTCATTCTGATGGATGAATCGATCGAAATTTTTAACTCCTCTTCGGTTTTGACCTTGGACGAGGTTCTTTTCTACGGGCTCAGTCCTTCCTTCGTTTTCAGACACGCGGATCGATATTCCACTTCCGATCTCACGGGTTATATCGCGAAAAAATTATTTCATACGCATAAGAATCGTCCGAGGTTGAACGTGATTCGCGCGCGCGCAAAAGAAGGCGGAGCCCTCGCGAACGGTTACAGTAAACTTCGTTCCGAAATTTGGGAGAATTTGAAAACACAAAGAGGAAGCGCCACATCGGACGCGAGTCCTCGCATCGTATTGCCTCCGGAACTTTTGAAAAAAAGATCCAATACGGATTTTAAATCCTATTTAACTCCGTTTACGTTCAATCCCAAGATGCTCGCCAATCAGGAAGACGCGATTCGGATCGTAAAGGAAAGTAAGGTTCCTTTCGCGATGATTTGGGTTCGGGTGGCCCGTCCGTATTTCGAACTCTATAAAACTAGAAAGGTTTTAACAAACGAAAAGGACGAAAAAACTCCGTATGAAATCATGATTCCTATATTAACAAAATTGCATGAATCGACGGGCGCTACTTTTTGGAACATGAACGAGGATCCGAATTATAGCTGCGACGATTTCAGCGATCCCGGGCACATGTCTCCGAGCTGTTTTAACGATTACGCCGATTTTATATTCAAAAGATTGCCGAATTAA
- a CDS encoding glutathione S-transferase family protein, protein MIELFESSISGNSHKVRMLLSFLNLKYESISIDLKEREQKTEDFLKKNPFGQVPVLKDKDEVIRDSHAILLYLALEYGKKGEWFPSFPVNAAKVMQWLATSANEVGRGPAALRAHYKFGRKINVEEATSVANDLLKILENQLKESSWLSGDTITIADVALYPYIALAPEGNIDLKPYTNIRAWLKRIEALPGFVTMVGITLQND, encoded by the coding sequence ATGATCGAACTTTTTGAATCTTCCATCTCGGGGAATTCTCACAAAGTGAGAATGTTGTTGTCTTTTCTCAATTTGAAATACGAAAGTATTTCCATCGACTTAAAGGAAAGGGAACAAAAGACGGAGGACTTTCTCAAAAAGAATCCGTTCGGACAAGTTCCGGTTTTAAAAGACAAGGACGAGGTGATTCGGGACAGTCACGCGATCTTATTGTATCTCGCGTTGGAATACGGAAAAAAAGGAGAATGGTTTCCGAGTTTCCCCGTAAACGCGGCCAAAGTGATGCAGTGGCTCGCGACTTCGGCCAACGAAGTGGGGCGCGGTCCCGCCGCGTTACGCGCTCATTATAAATTCGGACGAAAGATCAACGTGGAAGAGGCGACTTCCGTAGCTAACGATCTTTTGAAAATTCTCGAAAATCAACTGAAGGAAAGTTCTTGGTTGAGCGGCGATACAATTACGATCGCCGATGTCGCGCTTTATCCTTATATCGCGCTTGCTCCCGAAGGAAACATCGATCTGAAACCCTATACGAACATCCGAGCCTGGTTAAAACGAATCGAAGCGTTGCCCGGTTTTGTTACGATGGTCGGAATCACGTTGCAAAACGATTGA